The following proteins are encoded in a genomic region of Candidatus Margulisiibacteriota bacterium:
- a CDS encoding ankyrin repeat domain-containing protein, which produces MLTKIISTEQGPLVVLNSKLKMLSANKNVFIEPGEAEVLMENMLILKLTGTDLRAIFATINDLEFLYAPSKTELSDRDPEKQKAMVSVWSCLEGLNSSNKGVVLKKLGRDFELLGFTGFSKNGYLSEESVKAFNGNNFELVIKLLEKGADFNKKDNFDQTAIIYAVRKWINFIENSTEPDNPTNYEHIKNIKRIINSLLSRGANINDKDSSGKTAFFYAIGSANEDAVDFLLSKKPDLDIKAKDGSTALMSALKDYKYDMALKLIEAGANPDTLLDEQDDTPLIYIAWNFRRPYLIEALINAGANINAANKRGITPLIAAVRNNDFESVKLLVEAGAEKSLRDNEDMTAWYWARHHGNEEMMVYLDP; this is translated from the coding sequence ATGCTGACTAAAATAATATCAACAGAGCAGGGACCTTTAGTTGTGCTGAACAGTAAACTGAAAATGCTCAGTGCTAACAAAAATGTTTTTATTGAGCCCGGAGAAGCTGAAGTACTCATGGAAAATATGCTGATATTAAAACTAACAGGAACTGATTTGCGTGCTATTTTCGCGACAATAAACGATTTGGAATTTTTATACGCCCCGAGTAAAACAGAGTTATCAGACCGGGACCCGGAGAAACAAAAGGCCATGGTATCTGTCTGGTCATGCCTGGAAGGGTTAAATTCTTCGAATAAAGGAGTTGTTCTAAAAAAATTAGGTAGAGATTTTGAGTTGCTGGGGTTTACAGGCTTCAGTAAAAACGGTTATTTGAGCGAAGAATCGGTGAAAGCCTTTAATGGTAACAACTTTGAACTGGTTATCAAACTGCTGGAAAAAGGCGCTGATTTTAATAAAAAAGATAATTTCGATCAAACCGCGATTATTTATGCAGTGCGTAAATGGATAAACTTTATAGAGAATTCTACTGAACCTGATAATCCTACAAACTATGAACATATTAAAAATATTAAAAGAATAATCAACAGCTTATTATCCAGAGGAGCGAATATCAATGATAAGGATAGCAGCGGGAAAACTGCTTTTTTTTATGCTATAGGTTCAGCTAATGAAGATGCTGTAGATTTTTTGCTAAGTAAAAAACCTGATTTGGATATCAAAGCCAAAGATGGCAGTACGGCTTTAATGTCTGCTTTAAAGGACTATAAATATGATATGGCTTTGAAATTAATCGAAGCCGGCGCTAATCCTGATACTCTTCTTGATGAGCAAGACGATACGCCGCTTATTTATATAGCATGGAACTTTAGAAGGCCATACTTGATAGAGGCGTTGATCAATGCCGGAGCCAATATAAATGCCGCTAATAAACGTGGGATTACCCCTCTGATAGCAGCGGTACGGAATAATGATTTTGAGTCCGTAAAATTACTGGTTGAGGCCGGAGCAGAAAAGAGCCTTAGAGATAATGAGGATATGACCGCCTGGTACTGGGCCCGCCATCATGGTAATGAGGAAATGATGGTTTATCTGGACCCGTAA
- a CDS encoding ankyrin repeat domain-containing protein gives MYKILAINIQENWTFTQEQENLKKIITELSGGVLVKADERLKQLMLEVALQGGGESLRQVFATLNGLEFLKAKSPSAIETSNPNSIGLWHSLQNFSKNPDLIFSKVQEKMLELKIFYTHQAKENGYLGDEMMEAAKNCDVDKLEAYLNQGADLEYRNTESQFTPFREVVFRGSLQLVNRQICLEAAKLLIKYGADFEAKDKFGFKPVSQATICGFNSMVELLIQHGININEQETNGYTILMRAAEKGYKETVELLLAKGAKLNMRNSNRKKAIDIARSEGKMEVVEILKRREQELGSEFLQAAAEGNIGKLKEVLAAGIDVDYQNWVGDTALTKAVENSHMDAVIFLVEEAEADIGVNNKMAIGIAESNEDEEMTFYLKYTYKQDNP, from the coding sequence ATGTATAAAATACTGGCAATTAATATTCAGGAAAATTGGACGTTTACCCAAGAACAAGAAAACCTCAAAAAGATTATTACAGAATTATCAGGCGGCGTTTTAGTAAAGGCAGATGAGCGCCTGAAACAGTTGATGCTGGAAGTCGCTTTGCAAGGCGGAGGAGAATCGCTTCGCCAAGTTTTCGCGACTTTAAACGGACTTGAGTTTTTAAAAGCAAAAAGCCCATCAGCTATAGAAACTTCAAATCCGAATAGTATCGGTTTATGGCACAGCTTGCAGAATTTTTCTAAAAATCCTGATCTAATATTTTCTAAAGTTCAGGAAAAAATGCTGGAACTTAAAATATTTTATACTCATCAGGCAAAAGAAAACGGTTATTTAGGTGATGAAATGATGGAGGCTGCAAAAAATTGTGACGTTGATAAGTTAGAGGCCTATTTGAACCAGGGCGCAGATTTGGAATATCGAAATACGGAAAGTCAATTTACACCATTTCGCGAGGTTGTATTTCGTGGTTCTTTACAATTAGTAAACCGGCAAATATGCCTGGAAGCAGCCAAATTATTGATAAAATATGGTGCAGATTTTGAAGCGAAAGATAAATTTGGCTTTAAACCTGTCAGTCAAGCAACGATATGTGGGTTCAACTCGATGGTAGAACTCCTTATTCAGCATGGAATAAATATTAACGAACAGGAAACTAATGGATATACAATTCTTATGAGGGCCGCTGAAAAGGGATATAAAGAAACAGTGGAGTTACTTTTGGCCAAAGGAGCTAAATTAAACATGCGCAACTCTAACAGAAAAAAAGCTATTGATATAGCACGTTCGGAAGGAAAGATGGAAGTTGTAGAAATATTAAAAAGGAGAGAGCAAGAGCTGGGAAGTGAATTCCTACAAGCAGCAGCGGAAGGTAATATAGGTAAACTAAAAGAAGTTCTGGCTGCTGGAATTGATGTGGATTATCAGAATTGGGTAGGAGATACAGCGCTGACAAAAGCGGTTGAAAACAGCCATATGGATGCTGTAATTTTTCTGGTAGAGGAAGCCGAGGCTGATATCGGGGTTAACAATAAAATGGCTATAGGTATAGCTGAATCTAATGAAGACGAGGAGATGACCTTTTATTTGAAATATACGTATAAGCAGGATAATCCGTGA